Proteins encoded together in one Chitinophaga varians window:
- a CDS encoding DUF4843 domain-containing protein, with protein sequence MNNHLRYITMAAGLLLSMSACRKAEIPSYATGNDIYFSVVRDYVTYDTTVVTFAYTPATTDTVVKLRISALGVPAGRERSVSYRVIDTAANAARARTQFELPASIAIPADSVNTYIPVVMHKTPDMTTRTFSITLQLEPNNDFQTRLQVLVKDKNNNRFTSLVRHVILVDNRLNKPDRWYDDFYGPFSGKKLTLMSKLLEIPIQELYTKITNADPGTTSFYANYLKTYLKEMEDAGTPVLEDDGTPMKLGKYMQ encoded by the coding sequence ATGAACAATCATCTTCGATATATAACCATGGCAGCGGGACTATTACTGTCCATGTCTGCCTGCCGGAAGGCGGAAATACCGTCCTATGCCACAGGAAACGATATCTATTTTTCCGTTGTAAGAGATTACGTCACCTACGATACAACGGTCGTTACGTTTGCCTATACGCCTGCTACCACAGATACCGTGGTGAAGTTGCGGATAAGCGCTCTGGGCGTGCCGGCAGGACGTGAGCGCAGCGTGAGCTACCGGGTGATTGATACCGCAGCCAATGCCGCCAGGGCCCGCACCCAGTTTGAGCTGCCTGCCAGTATTGCCATACCGGCCGACAGTGTGAATACCTATATCCCGGTGGTGATGCATAAAACACCGGACATGACTACACGTACTTTTTCCATTACCCTGCAGCTGGAGCCTAATAATGATTTCCAGACCCGGTTACAGGTGCTGGTGAAGGACAAGAATAACAATCGCTTTACCTCCCTGGTACGGCATGTCATCCTGGTAGATAACAGGCTGAATAAGCCTGACCGGTGGTATGACGATTTTTATGGCCCCTTTAGCGGTAAAAAACTAACGCTGATGAGCAAATTGCTGGAAATACCGATACAGGAACTGTATACGAAGATTACCAATGCGGACCCCGGCACCACCAGTTTTTACGCCAATTACCTGAAGACCTATCTCAAGGAGATGGAAGATGCCGGCACTCCTGTATTGGAAGACGATGGCACACCCATGAAACTCGGTAAATACATGCAATAA
- the secA gene encoding preprotein translocase subunit SecA, translated as MLGFLTKLFGGNKSDRDIKSVTPIVQQINDEYGKLQSLPIDDLRHKTREFRERIATHLAAIDKEIAEKKEAAEAVEDITEKDAIYQEIDTLKKDRDKQLEVVLKAILPEAFAVVKETARRLSTNPTLTVTATDMDRQLAVLKDYVTIDGDKASWKNSWKAAGNEVTWNMVHYDVQLIGGTVLHQGKIAEMATGEGKTLVSTLPAYLNALAGEGVHIVTVNDYLARRDSEWNGPLFEFLGITVDCIDKHQPNTPERRNAYLADITYGTNNEFGFDYLRDNMVHSPDEMVQRKHHFAMVDEVDSVLIDDARTPLIISGPIPRGEEQEFHALKPRIQYLVDMQKKAANQYLLEAKKLIAEGKDDPKTGGLALMRAWRGLPKNSALIKYLSEPGIKVLLQKAENYYLADQQREMPKVDEGLYFAIEEKQNSVDLTEKGIALITQGGEDPNFFVMPDVGSELAEIEKMAVSPEEKLQRKEMMLQDYAQKSDRIHSVQQLLKAYTLFDKDVEYVVMDGKVKIVDEQTGRILDGRRYSDGLHQAIEAKENVKVEAATQTFATITLQNYFRMYHKLAGMTGTASTEAGEFWEIYKLDVVTIPTNLPISRGDAEDLVYKTKRDKYKAVIEEIKQMQSKGRPVLVGTTSVEVSELLSKMLTFEKVPHNVLNAKQHAREAQIVAEAGLTGAVTIATNMAGRGTDIKLGPGVKEAGGLAIIGTERHESRRVDRQLRGRAGRQGDPGSSQFFVSLEDDLMRMFGSDRIAGLMDRMGYKEGEVIQHSMITRSIERAQKKVEENNFGIRKRLLEYDDVMNKQRTVIYAKRNHALFGERLAIDIDNAFFDVAENMVTSGKETGDYESFKMDAIINFGIDTNITQEELLRTDVSTLSSKLYHQAMDNYHRKVQDITSNTLPVIERIYQEQGHHIENISIPFTDGKKGVNVLANLKKVVDTKGHETMNALERSITLALIDEAWKEHLRAMDELKQSVQGAVYEQKDPLLIYKLEAFKLFKQMDGETSRDIVSFLCKCGIPVSQDQGPQEEQIREGHEEKTDMSRMRASHEDIVEQQHNGHQAAPEYDMPEEKQEPVRVGPKVGRNDLCPCGSGKKFKNCHGKDL; from the coding sequence ATGTTAGGTTTTTTAACAAAACTTTTTGGAGGGAATAAATCAGACAGAGACATTAAATCTGTCACTCCAATAGTGCAGCAGATCAACGATGAGTACGGAAAGCTGCAATCCCTGCCTATCGACGACCTGCGTCATAAAACCCGGGAATTCCGCGAACGTATCGCTACCCACCTGGCTGCCATCGATAAAGAAATTGCTGAGAAAAAAGAAGCGGCTGAAGCCGTAGAAGATATAACCGAAAAAGACGCTATCTATCAGGAAATCGATACCCTGAAAAAAGACCGCGACAAACAACTGGAAGTGGTGCTCAAGGCTATTCTGCCGGAAGCATTTGCTGTTGTAAAAGAAACTGCCCGCCGTCTTTCCACCAATCCTACCCTCACCGTTACTGCTACAGACATGGACCGTCAACTGGCCGTGCTGAAAGACTATGTGACCATTGACGGTGACAAGGCTTCCTGGAAAAACAGCTGGAAAGCCGCCGGTAACGAAGTGACCTGGAACATGGTACACTACGATGTACAGCTGATCGGTGGTACCGTGCTGCACCAGGGTAAAATTGCCGAAATGGCGACCGGTGAAGGTAAAACACTGGTATCTACCCTTCCCGCATACCTTAACGCCCTCGCCGGCGAAGGGGTGCACATTGTAACCGTGAACGATTACCTGGCACGCCGTGACTCCGAATGGAACGGCCCCCTGTTTGAATTCCTCGGTATTACTGTAGACTGTATCGATAAACACCAACCCAATACACCGGAACGCCGTAATGCTTACCTGGCGGACATCACCTACGGTACCAACAACGAATTCGGCTTCGACTACCTCCGTGATAACATGGTGCACAGCCCGGACGAAATGGTGCAACGCAAACACCACTTCGCCATGGTGGATGAGGTGGACAGCGTGTTGATTGACGATGCGCGTACGCCGCTCATCATCTCTGGTCCTATCCCCCGCGGTGAAGAACAGGAGTTCCATGCGCTGAAACCACGTATCCAGTACCTGGTAGACATGCAGAAAAAAGCGGCCAACCAGTACCTGCTCGAAGCTAAAAAGCTGATCGCTGAAGGTAAAGACGACCCTAAAACCGGTGGTCTGGCCCTGATGCGCGCCTGGAGAGGTTTGCCGAAAAACAGCGCGCTGATCAAATACCTCAGCGAGCCCGGTATCAAAGTATTATTACAGAAAGCTGAAAACTACTATCTGGCTGACCAGCAACGCGAAATGCCGAAAGTAGATGAAGGCCTGTACTTCGCGATAGAAGAAAAACAAAACAGCGTAGACCTGACTGAAAAAGGTATCGCACTCATCACACAGGGCGGTGAAGACCCTAACTTCTTCGTGATGCCGGACGTAGGTTCCGAACTGGCTGAGATTGAAAAAATGGCAGTCTCTCCGGAAGAAAAACTGCAGCGCAAAGAAATGATGCTGCAGGACTACGCCCAGAAGTCAGACCGTATCCACTCCGTACAGCAGCTGCTGAAAGCATATACCCTGTTTGACAAAGACGTGGAATATGTGGTAATGGACGGTAAAGTGAAGATCGTGGACGAACAAACCGGTCGTATTCTCGATGGCCGCCGCTACTCCGACGGTCTGCACCAGGCGATCGAAGCGAAAGAAAACGTGAAAGTGGAAGCTGCCACCCAGACATTCGCCACTATCACCCTGCAGAACTATTTCCGTATGTATCACAAGCTGGCCGGTATGACCGGTACGGCTTCCACTGAAGCGGGCGAGTTCTGGGAAATCTACAAGCTGGACGTGGTGACCATCCCCACCAACCTGCCTATTTCCCGTGGCGACGCGGAAGACCTGGTATACAAAACCAAAAGAGACAAGTATAAAGCTGTTATCGAAGAAATCAAGCAGATGCAGTCCAAAGGCCGCCCGGTGCTGGTAGGTACCACCTCCGTGGAAGTGTCTGAGCTGCTGAGCAAAATGCTGACCTTCGAGAAAGTGCCTCATAACGTACTGAACGCCAAACAGCACGCCCGTGAAGCCCAGATCGTGGCTGAAGCCGGTCTGACCGGCGCTGTGACCATCGCCACCAACATGGCCGGTCGTGGTACGGACATCAAACTGGGCCCCGGCGTAAAAGAAGCAGGTGGTCTGGCCATCATCGGTACAGAAAGACACGAAAGCCGCCGCGTAGACAGACAGCTGCGTGGTCGTGCCGGTCGTCAGGGTGATCCCGGATCTTCCCAGTTCTTCGTATCCCTGGAAGATGACCTGATGCGTATGTTCGGCTCCGACCGTATCGCCGGCCTGATGGACCGCATGGGCTACAAAGAAGGAGAAGTGATCCAGCACAGCATGATCACCCGCTCCATCGAAAGGGCACAGAAGAAAGTAGAAGAGAACAACTTCGGCATCCGTAAGCGCCTGCTCGAATACGATGACGTGATGAATAAACAGCGTACCGTTATCTATGCCAAACGTAACCACGCCCTGTTCGGCGAACGCCTGGCCATCGATATCGACAACGCTTTCTTCGACGTAGCAGAAAATATGGTGACCTCCGGTAAAGAAACGGGCGACTACGAATCGTTCAAAATGGACGCCATCATTAACTTCGGCATCGATACCAATATCACCCAGGAAGAACTGCTCCGTACTGACGTGTCCACACTGTCCTCCAAACTGTACCACCAGGCGATGGACAACTACCACCGCAAAGTACAGGACATCACCAGCAACACCCTGCCGGTGATCGAGCGCATCTACCAGGAACAGGGACACCACATCGAGAACATCTCTATTCCGTTTACCGACGGTAAAAAAGGTGTTAACGTGCTGGCCAACCTGAAAAAGGTAGTCGATACCAAAGGACACGAAACCATGAACGCGCTGGAACGCAGCATCACCCTGGCCCTCATCGATGAAGCCTGGAAAGAGCACCTGCGCGCCATGGATGAACTGAAACAATCCGTTCAGGGCGCCGTGTACGAACAGAAAGATCCGTTGCTGATCTATAAACTGGAAGCCTTCAAACTGTTCAAACAGATGGATGGTGAAACCAGCCGCGACATCGTTTCCTTCCTCTGCAAATGCGGTATCCCCGTAAGTCAGGACCAGGGCCCGCAGGAAGAACAGATCCGCGAAGGCCATGAAGAAAAAACAGACATGAGCCGGATGCGCGCTTCCCATGAAGATATCGTTGAACAACAGCATAACGGCCATCAGGCAGCTCCGGAATACGATATGCCTGAAGAAAAGCAGGAGCCGGTGAGAGTAGGCCCCAAAGTAGGACGCAATGACCTCTGTCCCTGCGGTAGTGGCAAGAAATTTAAAAACTGCCACGGTAAAGACCTGTAG
- a CDS encoding PKD-like family lipoprotein, whose product MKTKYIWLLLSGCLISMAFTACYKDRGNYDYHDINQVDSIGGIVKNYTVLYGDSIRITPTVLATQESGDTARYTYRWEALIDGLSRMPGESPNVLISSSRDLAIAIKLRPSSYDCFFRIKDKQTGVEWFKRFKLTVQSAVYQGWVALCDVNGFARLDMVARLGEEDRLITDLMSFVNGGLPVRHQPKQLVFAYRSTNINPFYLRTGDGLERIDGDNFTWKSTYGIRYEMLVPVGTDFAPDYFFNSPALAGVDYVLAGNRVFHRNAMMGASAFGSPVNYVDEEKAAFRPAPFVASGYGGALLYDQDRQRFVFHDPMFGTKCNSLRDGTLFSYNTGRDMVYMAYTNYNRGDVYAILKDKAGKYYTYCINVSYSGVKQSYYTEMINAPELDKATAFAVSNQLGYVFYAAGGRVYEYDVFTNKAVLMADLGGERVSVLKCPLFSSYGKDFYTNLTNSLVVGSYDPARPDAGNGSIRVYSIPARNEPLQLTWSYGGLGKIVDLAYRER is encoded by the coding sequence ATGAAAACAAAATATATTTGGTTATTGCTGAGCGGATGCCTTATCAGTATGGCTTTTACGGCCTGTTATAAGGACCGGGGCAATTACGATTACCATGACATCAACCAGGTGGACAGTATTGGTGGTATAGTTAAAAACTATACTGTTCTGTATGGCGATAGTATACGCATTACGCCGACGGTATTGGCTACGCAGGAGAGCGGTGACACCGCCCGTTATACTTATCGCTGGGAGGCATTGATAGACGGCCTTTCCCGGATGCCGGGAGAATCCCCGAACGTATTGATTAGCAGTAGCAGGGACCTGGCTATTGCTATCAAATTAAGGCCTTCCAGCTACGACTGTTTTTTCCGTATAAAAGACAAACAGACCGGCGTGGAATGGTTTAAACGTTTTAAGTTGACCGTGCAGTCGGCTGTATATCAGGGCTGGGTGGCGCTTTGCGACGTGAATGGCTTTGCCCGCCTGGACATGGTGGCACGGCTGGGAGAAGAAGACCGGCTTATCACTGATCTGATGTCCTTTGTGAACGGCGGTTTGCCGGTGCGCCATCAGCCGAAGCAGTTGGTGTTTGCTTACCGGTCCACCAATATCAACCCGTTCTATCTGCGGACTGGCGATGGTTTGGAGCGGATTGACGGGGATAATTTTACCTGGAAGAGCACCTATGGCATCCGGTATGAAATGCTGGTGCCGGTAGGAACAGATTTTGCGCCCGACTATTTTTTCAATTCACCGGCTTTGGCCGGTGTTGATTATGTGTTGGCGGGCAACCGGGTTTTTCACCGGAATGCGATGATGGGGGCTTCTGCTTTTGGTTCACCTGTCAATTATGTAGATGAAGAAAAGGCGGCGTTCAGGCCTGCTCCCTTTGTGGCCAGTGGTTATGGTGGCGCATTGTTGTATGACCAGGACCGGCAGCGGTTTGTGTTCCATGATCCGATGTTTGGCACCAAATGCAACAGCCTGAGAGACGGTACGTTGTTCTCTTACAATACGGGAAGGGACATGGTGTACATGGCGTATACCAACTATAACCGGGGTGATGTGTATGCTATTTTGAAAGACAAGGCCGGAAAATACTATACCTATTGCATCAATGTCAGCTATTCCGGTGTTAAACAAAGCTACTATACAGAGATGATCAATGCGCCGGAACTGGACAAGGCGACTGCTTTTGCCGTCAGCAATCAGCTGGGGTACGTGTTTTATGCCGCCGGCGGCCGTGTGTACGAGTACGATGTATTTACCAATAAGGCGGTACTGATGGCCGATTTGGGTGGAGAACGGGTGAGTGTGCTGAAATGTCCGTTGTTCAGCTCTTATGGAAAGGACTTTTATACCAACCTGACTAATTCCCTGGTGGTGGGCAGTTACGACCCTGCCCGTCCGGACGCCGGAAACGGCTCCATCCGTGTTTACAGCATCCCTGCCAGAAATGAGCCCTTGCAGCTCACCTGGAGTTATGGCGGCCTTGGTAAAATTGTGGACCTCGCCTACAGAGAAAGATAA
- a CDS encoding M20 family metallopeptidase encodes MKNRIKELAKAYAPAFIDIRRHIHSHPELSFQEHKTSEFIRQQLDSFGVPYKAGIAGTGIIALIEGKNPASKTIALRADIDALPITEANDVSYKSVNNGVMHACGHDVHTTVVLGATKILHELKDELEGTIKILFQPGEEKHPGGASIMIEEGALENPRPDAILGLHVHPSMETGKLGFCEGKYMASADEIYVTIKSKGGHAAQPHLTVDTILVASQLVVSLQQVISRNNNPFSPSVLSICAFNGGFTTNVIPSEVKLMGTFRAMDETWRFKAHELIRKQAAGIAEATGAEIEIDILVGYPTLYNNEVVTAKARQLAEDYLGKEQVEDTELRMGAEDFAFYSQIVPACFFRLGTGNKERGITSGVHTPTFDVDERAIEIGMGTMAYLATQF; translated from the coding sequence ATGAAGAACCGTATTAAAGAGCTGGCCAAAGCCTATGCACCTGCTTTTATAGATATCAGGCGTCATATTCACTCCCATCCCGAATTATCTTTTCAGGAACATAAAACCTCCGAATTTATCCGGCAGCAACTGGATAGTTTCGGCGTGCCTTATAAAGCCGGTATTGCCGGTACGGGCATTATCGCCCTGATAGAAGGTAAAAACCCGGCCTCCAAAACCATCGCGCTGCGTGCAGATATTGATGCGCTGCCGATCACCGAGGCCAATGATGTGTCGTATAAGTCAGTAAACAATGGCGTCATGCACGCCTGTGGCCACGATGTGCATACCACCGTGGTACTGGGCGCGACTAAAATATTACATGAGCTGAAAGATGAACTGGAAGGCACCATCAAGATCCTGTTCCAGCCCGGGGAAGAAAAACATCCCGGCGGCGCCAGCATCATGATAGAAGAAGGCGCTCTGGAAAACCCACGCCCCGACGCTATCCTGGGCCTGCATGTACATCCTTCCATGGAAACCGGTAAACTGGGGTTCTGTGAGGGCAAGTATATGGCCAGCGCTGATGAAATCTACGTCACCATCAAAAGTAAAGGCGGACATGCCGCCCAGCCACACCTTACGGTAGATACCATTTTGGTGGCTTCGCAGCTGGTAGTGAGCCTGCAACAGGTGATTTCGCGCAATAACAATCCATTCTCCCCGTCTGTACTGTCTATCTGTGCTTTCAACGGAGGGTTCACCACCAACGTGATCCCCAGCGAAGTGAAGCTGATGGGCACTTTCAGGGCCATGGATGAAACCTGGCGTTTTAAGGCGCATGAGCTGATCCGCAAACAGGCGGCTGGCATTGCGGAGGCTACCGGCGCTGAAATTGAGATTGATATATTAGTGGGTTATCCTACCCTGTACAATAACGAAGTGGTGACCGCCAAAGCAAGACAACTGGCGGAAGATTACCTCGGCAAAGAACAGGTGGAAGACACAGAGCTGCGTATGGGCGCGGAAGATTTTGCGTTTTATTCGCAGATCGTACCGGCCTGCTTCTTCAGGCTCGGCACCGGCAACAAGGAAAGAGGCATTACCTCCGGTGTACATACCCCTACCTTCGATGTGGACGAAAGGGCCATTGAAATAGGAATGGGCACGATGGCTTACCTGGCCACACAATTCTGA
- a CDS encoding ATP-binding cassette domain-containing protein: MINIQSLKFSYRPNRPLFEDLSLQLEAGHIYGLLGKNGAGKSTLLKQIAGLLFPDGGTCEVMGYKTAKRQPAFLREIFLVPEEFSLPKVSIRTYVMANAPFYPRFDEQAFYSYLKEFSIPQDQQLTNMSYGQKKKVIISFALATNTKVLIMDEPTNGLDIPSKSQFRKVMAAAVTDDKCMVISTHQVRDLDNLIDNIVIIDDHKIIFHQDVGTVTDKLSFKLLAQLDDRQPVLYADSSLRGHSVIMKNETMEQSKIDMELLFNAILSNRQPIQELFN, encoded by the coding sequence ATGATTAACATCCAATCCCTGAAATTCAGCTACCGCCCCAACAGGCCCCTGTTCGAGGACCTCAGCCTGCAGCTGGAGGCAGGCCATATATATGGCCTCCTCGGTAAAAACGGTGCCGGCAAATCCACGCTGCTTAAACAGATAGCCGGTTTGTTATTCCCCGACGGGGGCACCTGTGAGGTAATGGGTTATAAAACGGCTAAAAGGCAACCGGCTTTCCTCCGGGAAATATTCCTGGTACCGGAAGAGTTCTCTCTGCCTAAAGTCAGTATCCGTACTTATGTTATGGCTAACGCCCCTTTCTACCCCCGTTTCGATGAACAGGCCTTCTACAGCTACCTGAAAGAATTTTCCATTCCACAGGACCAGCAGCTGACCAACATGTCTTACGGCCAAAAGAAAAAGGTCATCATCAGTTTTGCGCTGGCCACCAATACCAAAGTGCTCATTATGGACGAACCCACCAACGGATTGGACATTCCCTCCAAGAGCCAATTCCGCAAAGTGATGGCTGCCGCCGTCACGGACGACAAGTGCATGGTCATTTCCACACACCAGGTGAGAGATCTTGATAACCTCATAGATAATATCGTGATCATCGACGATCATAAAATTATCTTCCACCAGGACGTAGGCACGGTAACGGATAAACTGAGCTTCAAGTTGCTGGCACAGCTGGACGACCGCCAGCCGGTGCTGTATGCCGACAGCAGCCTGCGCGGCCACTCCGTGATCATGAAAAATGAAACCATGGAACAGAGCAAGATCGATATGGAACTGCTGTTTAACGCCATCCTCTCCAACCGCCAACCCATTCAAGAACTTTTTAACTGA
- a CDS encoding GntR family transcriptional regulator has translation MEFKDSQAIYLQIADYICEQVLLNKWQPEERIPSVRELAVQLEVNPNTVMRTCELLQQQEIIYNKRGIGYFISNDAVKKIRQFKKDSFITNELPSLFRSMYLLDIDVDELKPYYEKFKKSNFK, from the coding sequence ATGGAATTTAAAGACTCACAAGCCATTTATCTGCAAATCGCAGACTATATATGCGAACAGGTGCTGCTGAACAAATGGCAACCGGAAGAACGCATCCCTTCTGTCAGGGAACTGGCTGTTCAGCTGGAAGTCAATCCCAACACTGTCATGCGCACCTGCGAGCTGCTTCAGCAGCAGGAGATCATCTACAATAAAAGGGGTATCGGCTATTTCATCAGCAATGATGCCGTCAAAAAAATCAGGCAGTTCAAGAAAGACTCGTTTATCACCAATGAGCTGCCATCCCTCTTCCGTAGCATGTATTTGCTGGATATCGATGTAGATGAACTGAAACCGTATTACGAAAAATTCAAAAAATCTAATTTCAAATAA
- a CDS encoding four helix bundle protein — MKRNVILEKSYLFGIRTVKLFLYLKKCGVDEVLIKQLLKSGTSVGANVEEAVGASSRRDFIHKLSISYREARETIYWIKLLKDAQILE, encoded by the coding sequence ATGAAAAGAAATGTTATTCTTGAAAAGAGTTATTTATTCGGAATTAGAACTGTTAAGTTGTTTTTATATTTGAAAAAGTGTGGTGTTGATGAGGTTTTAATAAAACAACTCTTAAAAAGTGGGACTTCTGTAGGAGCGAATGTAGAAGAAGCTGTGGGAGCATCGTCCAGGAGGGATTTTATTCATAAATTGAGTATATCATACAGAGAAGCCAGAGAAACGATTTATTGGATAAAACTTCTTAAAGACGCCCAAATCCTGGAATAA
- the glyA gene encoding serine hydroxymethyltransferase: MQRDQQIFDIIRQELERQRHGIELIASENFTSLQVMQAMGNVMTNKYAEGYPGKRYYAGCEIVDQSEQLAIDRAKQIFGAAYANVQPHSGAQANAAVMLAILQPGDKILGLDLSMGGHLTHGSSVNYSGKLYEPHFYGVNKETGLVEYDKMEEIANREKPKLIVCGASAYSRDWDYKRIREIADQVGAFVLADIAHPAGLIAKGLLNSPFEHCHFVTTTTHKTLRGPRGGMIMMGKDFENPFGLKTPKGEIRLMSSLIDTAVFPGIQGGPLEHVIAAKAVSFFEILSDEYDVYAKQMLKNAQSMAKSFVNRGYQIISGGTDNHLMLIDLRNKNISGKKAEQTLVKAEITANKNMVPFDDKSAFITSGIRVGVPAITTRGLKEGHMEQIVDWIDQLLMDADNEALITKVRGEVNGFMQQFPLYPEL, encoded by the coding sequence ATGCAAAGAGACCAGCAAATATTTGATATTATCCGCCAGGAATTGGAGCGTCAGCGCCATGGCATCGAATTGATCGCATCTGAAAACTTTACCAGCTTGCAGGTAATGCAGGCCATGGGTAATGTGATGACGAATAAATATGCCGAAGGCTACCCTGGCAAAAGATACTACGCCGGCTGCGAAATCGTGGACCAGAGCGAACAACTGGCTATCGACAGGGCTAAACAAATATTTGGTGCGGCTTATGCCAACGTACAACCTCACTCCGGCGCACAGGCCAATGCAGCAGTGATGCTGGCCATCCTGCAGCCCGGTGACAAAATCCTCGGTCTGGACCTGAGCATGGGCGGCCACCTGACCCACGGTTCTTCCGTAAACTACTCCGGGAAGCTTTATGAGCCTCATTTCTATGGTGTTAACAAAGAAACCGGCCTCGTAGAATACGATAAAATGGAGGAAATCGCCAACCGCGAAAAACCAAAACTGATCGTATGTGGCGCTTCCGCGTACAGCCGTGACTGGGACTACAAACGTATCCGCGAAATCGCTGATCAGGTAGGCGCCTTCGTACTGGCTGATATTGCACACCCTGCCGGCCTTATCGCCAAAGGACTGCTCAACTCACCATTTGAACACTGCCATTTCGTAACCACCACCACCCATAAAACACTGCGCGGTCCCCGCGGCGGTATGATCATGATGGGCAAGGACTTCGAAAATCCATTCGGCCTGAAAACACCGAAAGGCGAAATCCGCCTCATGAGCTCCCTCATCGATACCGCTGTATTCCCCGGTATCCAGGGCGGCCCGCTGGAACACGTGATCGCTGCCAAAGCGGTGTCTTTCTTCGAAATCCTGTCTGACGAATACGACGTATACGCCAAACAGATGTTGAAAAACGCCCAGTCTATGGCTAAAAGCTTCGTCAACAGAGGCTATCAGATCATCAGCGGCGGTACAGACAACCACCTCATGCTGATTGACCTGCGCAATAAAAACATCTCCGGTAAAAAAGCCGAACAAACCCTGGTGAAAGCAGAAATTACTGCCAACAAAAACATGGTGCCGTTCGACGATAAATCCGCCTTCATCACCTCCGGTATCCGTGTAGGCGTTCCTGCCATCACCACCCGCGGCCTGAAAGAAGGTCATATGGAGCAGATCGTTGACTGGATCGATCAACTGCTGATGGACGCTGACAACGAAGCCCTTATCACCAAAGTAAGAGGTGAAGTGAATGGCTTCATGCAGCAGTTCCCGCTGTACCCGGAACTGTAG
- the deoC gene encoding deoxyribose-phosphate aldolase: protein MKVNRYIDHTILKPTTTLEDIKKLCMECVEYDFAAACVPPPYVKVAKQFLGATNTKVATVIGFPFGYSAIEAKVAETVLAIVDGADELDVVINISALKNNDWEYLEKEIANLMYIIREKKKVIKMIIESGILLEEEIIKCCQLYSKYGVDFVKTSTGYAEKGATVEAVKLMRANLPDNIQIKASGGIRTFAFAKELIAAGATRIGASASVNIMKEGGEDTAQSDY from the coding sequence ATGAAGGTAAACAGGTACATAGACCATACTATTTTAAAGCCCACCACCACACTCGAAGACATCAAGAAGCTGTGCATGGAATGTGTGGAATACGATTTTGCTGCAGCCTGCGTGCCCCCGCCCTATGTGAAAGTAGCCAAACAGTTCCTGGGCGCCACTAATACCAAAGTGGCCACTGTCATCGGTTTTCCGTTCGGTTATTCCGCTATTGAAGCTAAGGTGGCGGAAACTGTACTGGCCATTGTGGACGGTGCTGATGAACTGGACGTGGTGATCAATATCTCTGCACTCAAAAACAACGACTGGGAATATCTCGAAAAAGAGATCGCCAATCTGATGTATATCATCCGTGAAAAGAAAAAGGTGATCAAAATGATCATCGAAAGTGGCATATTATTGGAAGAGGAGATCATCAAATGTTGCCAGCTCTACAGTAAATACGGGGTAGATTTTGTAAAGACTTCCACCGGATATGCGGAGAAAGGCGCCACCGTAGAAGCGGTGAAACTGATGAGGGCCAATCTGCCTGATAATATACAGATTAAAGCTTCCGGCGGTATTCGTACCTTTGCCTTTGCGAAGGAGCTGATAGCAGCCGGCGCCACCCGCATAGGGGCCAGCGCCAGCGTTAATATCATGAAGGAAGGCGGAGAAGACACGGCCCAATCAGATTATTAA
- a CDS encoding SPOR domain-containing protein: MQKLFILVCCLLGSSWAMAQDYTMSGNGSVKVIKDSRLDVLIRKQIYINTLAIRNQSGFRVQVISTNKRGDASEAKARVMQLYSDYRTYLDYQAPYFKVRVGDFKTREEASELRDKLSSLFSGGVFVVPAIINVSPDKELSNEEPY, from the coding sequence ATGCAAAAATTATTCATCCTGGTTTGCTGCCTGTTGGGAAGTAGCTGGGCCATGGCGCAGGACTACACTATGTCCGGCAATGGTTCGGTAAAAGTGATCAAGGATAGCCGGCTGGACGTGCTGATCAGAAAACAGATCTACATCAACACCCTGGCTATTCGTAACCAGTCCGGTTTCCGGGTACAGGTGATCTCCACCAACAAACGCGGCGACGCCAGTGAAGCCAAAGCCCGGGTAATGCAGTTGTACAGCGATTATCGTACTTATCTGGATTATCAGGCCCCCTATTTTAAAGTGCGCGTAGGCGATTTCAAAACCCGCGAAGAAGCGAGCGAGTTGCGTGATAAGCTCTCCAGCCTCTTTTCAGGCGGCGTATTTGTTGTTCCCGCCATCATCAACGTGTCACCGGATAAAGAACTGTCGAATGAAGAACCGTATTAA